A window from Terriglobales bacterium encodes these proteins:
- a CDS encoding lytic transglycosylase domain-containing protein, translating into MRLIRKSVMLAVVALAAMSLHARENAVLRTGFTISHDHHQQIGTMTRLFLSKADDEYVDVETEKIVSFEPDETPVAAPVPARQFTGPSSPDLNQIVDKAARENQLDSDFIHALILAESDGKTNAVSRKGAQGLMQLMPDTAAKLGVKNSFDANENVAAGSKYIRELLARYNNDPVRALAAYNAGAGRVQQYNGVPPYRETRAYVAKIIREFNRRKLEQERLAKASKKPAKVAAAKRPATRDSN; encoded by the coding sequence ATGAGACTGATTCGCAAATCCGTGATGCTGGCCGTCGTGGCCCTGGCCGCGATGTCACTGCACGCCCGCGAAAATGCAGTCCTGCGCACCGGCTTCACGATCTCCCACGATCATCACCAGCAGATCGGAACGATGACGCGGCTCTTCCTCTCAAAAGCCGACGACGAGTATGTGGACGTAGAGACGGAGAAGATCGTCAGCTTCGAGCCCGACGAGACTCCAGTCGCAGCGCCAGTTCCAGCAAGGCAGTTCACTGGCCCTTCATCTCCCGACCTGAACCAGATAGTCGACAAGGCTGCCCGTGAAAATCAGCTCGACTCCGACTTTATTCATGCCTTGATTCTCGCCGAGAGCGACGGCAAAACAAACGCTGTCTCCCGCAAAGGCGCTCAAGGGCTCATGCAACTCATGCCCGACACCGCGGCTAAGCTCGGAGTGAAGAACAGCTTCGACGCGAACGAGAACGTCGCTGCCGGCAGCAAATACATTCGCGAATTACTGGCACGCTATAACAATGATCCGGTACGCGCTCTCGCGGCCTACAACGCCGGGGCCGGACGCGTCCAGCAGTACAACGGAGTTCCTCCATATCGCGAGACTCGCGCCTACGTCGCGAAGATTATTCGCGAGTTCAACCGGCGCAAGCTGGAGCAGGAGCGTTTGGCCAAGGCTTCGAAGAAACCAGCCAAGGTCGCGGCGGCCAAACGTCCCGCCACTCGAGATAGCAACTAA
- a CDS encoding lysylphosphatidylglycerol synthase transmembrane domain-containing protein, which yields MDRKRLIVTAVVVLILATLVVLQVHSWRKFDWDIFGQSLEQLNWWKILGAVALVYLADGLRAVRWALFLRPVKNVSFWSLLPAQYIGFTGLALLGRPGEVIRPLVIARRTGLSFSSQFAVWTVERIFDISAVTIIVAADLLFSGTLQTFTDKQYNIMRALGAVLIFIVFSLLFFAISVWRKGEQIALWVERKLSHKPHVAHHFAAKIRIFSTGLHTIHDVSSFIGISVLSIVIWLLVAVAYYAVLQSYADETVYTMTFVYGIILMAFSVAGGVLQLPVVGGGSQLSTIKALYSLFNTPQELATSCGIMLWLVMFVSVTPLGLLLARLEHVSLRKLGAESHVEEEQTEEAAERHSAVDSA from the coding sequence GTGGATCGCAAACGACTCATCGTCACAGCGGTAGTAGTGTTGATACTCGCGACGCTCGTCGTCCTGCAAGTCCATTCCTGGCGCAAGTTCGATTGGGACATATTCGGTCAATCTCTGGAACAATTGAACTGGTGGAAGATCCTCGGCGCTGTGGCCCTGGTGTATCTCGCCGACGGACTCAGAGCCGTTCGCTGGGCGCTTTTTCTTAGGCCGGTGAAGAACGTATCGTTCTGGAGTTTGCTGCCGGCCCAATACATCGGCTTTACCGGGCTGGCACTTCTGGGACGTCCGGGCGAAGTCATAAGACCGCTGGTCATCGCGCGCAGAACCGGGCTGAGTTTTTCCTCGCAGTTTGCCGTCTGGACGGTTGAGCGCATCTTCGACATCTCCGCCGTCACCATTATCGTTGCCGCGGACCTCCTGTTCTCCGGAACACTGCAGACCTTCACCGACAAGCAATACAACATCATGCGAGCGCTGGGAGCGGTGTTGATCTTCATCGTCTTCTCGCTGCTGTTCTTTGCAATCAGCGTGTGGCGCAAGGGAGAGCAGATTGCGTTATGGGTAGAGCGCAAGCTAAGTCACAAGCCGCACGTGGCCCATCACTTTGCCGCCAAGATCAGAATCTTCAGCACCGGGCTGCACACCATCCATGACGTGAGTTCCTTTATTGGAATTAGCGTGCTTTCGATAGTCATCTGGTTATTAGTTGCCGTTGCCTACTACGCCGTGCTCCAGTCCTACGCCGATGAAACCGTCTACACGATGACGTTTGTTTACGGGATCATCCTCATGGCCTTCAGCGTGGCGGGAGGCGTTTTGCAGCTTCCAGTAGTAGGTGGCGGATCGCAGTTGTCGACGATCAAGGCCCTATATTCCCTTTTTAATACTCCGCAGGAACTAGCAACCAGCTGCGGCATCATGCTGTGGCTGGTGATGTTCGTGTCTGTAACCCCTCTGGGGTTATTGTTGGCTCGCCTGGAACACGTGTCGTTGCGGAAGCTCGGGGCCGAGTCGCACGTCGAGGAAGAGCAGACCGAAGAGGCAGCCGAGCGGCACAGTGCGGTGGACTCGGCATAA